Proteins encoded within one genomic window of Paenarthrobacter sp. JL.01a:
- a CDS encoding ANTAR domain-containing response regulator, translating to MTEQTESAPTSQPARRVVVAEDETLIRLDIIEILKGEGYDVVGEADNGEKAVELAEGLKPDLVLMDVKMPVMDGISAAEKIVKARIAPVVLLTAFSQKELVERARDAGAMAYVVKPFTPADLIPAIEIALSRHEEIKALENEVSDLQEQFATRKLVERAKSLLTTKMGLTEPEAFRWIQKTSMDRRLSMREVAETIINQVN from the coding sequence GTGACCGAACAGACGGAGTCCGCACCCACAAGCCAGCCGGCCCGACGCGTTGTCGTAGCCGAGGATGAGACCCTCATCCGATTGGACATTATCGAGATCCTGAAGGGCGAAGGGTACGACGTCGTAGGCGAGGCGGACAACGGCGAAAAGGCCGTGGAGCTGGCCGAAGGACTTAAGCCTGACCTCGTGCTGATGGATGTCAAGATGCCCGTCATGGATGGCATCTCGGCAGCTGAGAAGATCGTCAAGGCCCGTATCGCCCCCGTAGTCCTCCTGACCGCGTTCAGCCAGAAGGAACTCGTGGAGCGGGCACGCGACGCCGGTGCCATGGCGTACGTCGTCAAGCCGTTCACCCCCGCCGACCTCATCCCGGCCATCGAGATTGCCCTCTCCCGCCACGAGGAGATCAAGGCACTCGAGAACGAGGTTTCCGACCTCCAGGAGCAGTTCGCAACGCGCAAGCTTGTAGAGCGCGCCAAGAGCCTCTTGACCACCAAGATGGGCCTTACGGAGCCGGAAGCCTTCCGCTGGATCCAGAAGACCTCCATGGACCGCCGCCTCAGCATGCGTGAGGTTGCCGAGACCATCATCAACCAGGTCAACTAA
- a CDS encoding alpha/beta fold hydrolase, producing the protein MEELQQARTTTQLTVRDGTELHYSDRGREDGPVLVLIHEWKGSLRNWDKLLPHLAPHYRVVSYDLPGMGLSGKPRSTYDFKVMAEDLFDVLQELDLQDVTLVGSSMGCSVILEYMQRHGDRTARIVLNNGPVMLVRRGDFPFAMPAEQFEGYIKRLTEEWPLPEWGGLEDSESHPALMAWHFSIAMQTPLDIALEVARQQAKLDHREAIASLTVPTLAAYSDSDPFYPLELGQWIADTAPEGQLAIFHESGHATPFEGPARFAKVLHDFVTPVTP; encoded by the coding sequence ATGGAGGAACTGCAGCAAGCAAGAACAACAACCCAACTGACAGTCCGGGATGGCACCGAGCTACACTACAGCGACCGTGGCAGGGAGGACGGCCCCGTTCTGGTGCTGATCCATGAGTGGAAGGGATCACTGCGCAACTGGGATAAATTGCTTCCGCACTTGGCACCCCATTACCGGGTCGTGTCATACGACCTGCCGGGCATGGGTCTCTCAGGCAAGCCACGGTCGACCTATGACTTCAAAGTCATGGCGGAAGATCTGTTTGACGTATTACAGGAACTCGACCTTCAGGACGTCACCCTTGTCGGTTCTTCCATGGGCTGCAGCGTGATCCTGGAGTACATGCAACGGCACGGGGACCGGACTGCCCGGATTGTGCTCAACAACGGACCGGTGATGCTCGTGCGCCGCGGCGATTTTCCTTTTGCCATGCCAGCCGAGCAGTTTGAGGGATACATCAAAAGACTCACCGAGGAGTGGCCGCTGCCGGAATGGGGAGGCTTGGAGGACTCAGAGAGCCATCCGGCCCTGATGGCATGGCATTTCTCTATTGCGATGCAGACACCGCTGGACATTGCCCTGGAGGTCGCCCGACAGCAGGCAAAACTCGATCACAGGGAGGCCATAGCCAGCCTCACAGTCCCCACGCTGGCCGCCTACTCGGACTCGGACCCTTTCTACCCCCTGGAGCTGGGCCAATGGATCGCTGACACTGCACCGGAAGGACAACTTGCCATCTTCCATGAGAGCGGGCACGCTACCCCGTTTGAGGGGCCTGCGCGCTTCGCGAAAGTGCTTCACGACTTCGTTACGCCGGTAACCCCTTAG
- a CDS encoding aromatic alcohol reductase, whose translation MTNEIPASTSRDILIIGAGELGMPVLRNVARRARVVESASVSVLLRPSAVESTATDKQRDIAEIRNLGVTIVQGDLVRNSVDELAAIFADYDTVIGCTGITAGLETPMKVAQAALQAKLPRYFPWQFGVDFDVIGRGSPQDIFDSQLDVRDLLRSQNDTEWVIISTGMFMNYLFEPGSGMVDLPNNTVNALGSLDTAVTVTTPEDIGVLTAHILFAEPRIRNEIVYLAGDTITYRKLAETLEAVLQRPFETVEWTVPLLQDQLANDPDNMTRKYRAVFAQGRGVAWAKEDTFNSRHSIPVTSLPEWIKDNIAA comes from the coding sequence ATGACGAACGAAATACCGGCCTCAACTTCCCGGGACATCCTTATCATCGGGGCCGGGGAGCTTGGTATGCCCGTCCTGCGTAATGTCGCACGCCGGGCGCGAGTCGTGGAGAGCGCGTCGGTGAGTGTGCTGCTGCGGCCGAGTGCCGTTGAATCCACGGCGACGGATAAGCAGCGCGATATCGCCGAGATCCGAAATCTAGGGGTGACGATCGTGCAAGGAGATCTTGTGAGGAACTCGGTCGACGAACTTGCGGCGATCTTCGCGGACTACGACACCGTGATCGGTTGCACAGGCATCACTGCCGGACTTGAGACGCCTATGAAAGTTGCACAAGCCGCTCTTCAAGCAAAACTTCCGCGATACTTCCCGTGGCAGTTCGGTGTCGACTTCGATGTGATCGGACGGGGAAGCCCCCAGGACATCTTCGACTCGCAGCTGGATGTGCGGGATCTACTCAGGTCCCAGAATGACACCGAATGGGTCATCATCTCAACCGGCATGTTCATGAACTATCTCTTCGAGCCCGGGTCCGGAATGGTCGATCTGCCCAACAACACCGTCAACGCACTGGGGAGCCTGGATACGGCCGTGACGGTGACCACCCCCGAAGACATCGGCGTCCTCACCGCGCACATTCTCTTCGCCGAACCTCGCATCCGCAACGAGATCGTCTACCTCGCCGGCGACACCATCACCTACCGCAAGTTGGCCGAGACCCTGGAAGCCGTTCTTCAACGCCCCTTCGAAACCGTGGAATGGACAGTGCCCCTCCTGCAGGACCAGCTGGCAAACGATCCGGACAACATGACACGAAAATACCGTGCCGTTTTTGCCCAGGGCCGGGGTGTGGCATGGGCAAAGGAAGACACCTTCAACTCACGGCACTCGATCCCGGTCACCAGCCTGCCCGAGTGGATCAAGGACAACATCGCCGCCTGA
- a CDS encoding MerR family transcriptional regulator — MKIGEVAKELGAQTRMLRYYEQQGLIKASRSQNGYREYSDEQIEHARHVRALVAAGLSTRMIKIVLNIETPATEDQSAVSNRALAEELAQELRVVEDRIVCLERSRDAVIDYLKRSDHADLLTST, encoded by the coding sequence TTGAAGATTGGTGAAGTCGCCAAGGAACTAGGTGCCCAGACTCGAATGCTCCGCTACTACGAGCAACAGGGGCTTATCAAGGCATCCCGTTCTCAGAACGGGTACCGCGAATACTCCGACGAGCAGATCGAGCATGCCCGTCACGTCCGGGCTCTGGTAGCGGCCGGCCTGTCGACGAGGATGATCAAGATCGTGCTGAACATCGAAACTCCCGCAACGGAAGATCAATCGGCCGTAAGCAACCGGGCTCTAGCGGAGGAGCTTGCTCAGGAACTACGCGTTGTGGAGGACAGAATCGTGTGCCTGGAAAGGAGCCGTGATGCTGTTATTGACTACCTCAAGCGTTCTGATCATGCGGATCTGCTGACGTCGACGTGA
- a CDS encoding isocitrate lyase/phosphoenolpyruvate mutase family protein → MPKGGDRPIKDRFGDARARARAFLAAGAALVFAPGALARDVNEPLVEGLGHGKFSVIGAAGALPAADLQKHGVARVSYGPFTQQAALGALQNLAADLYASGVVPEDTPSRTRPKDPVPPHRRNRNTSRRRPLPHSRDRRLPQFPPTTDSSGRQPFTTGLAALRCDRATPYRTCSEC, encoded by the coding sequence TTGCCAAAGGGCGGCGACCGCCCGATCAAGGACCGCTTCGGGGACGCCCGCGCCCGTGCTCGTGCCTTCCTCGCCGCCGGAGCAGCGTTGGTGTTCGCCCCTGGCGCCCTTGCACGCGACGTCAACGAGCCGCTCGTAGAAGGCCTCGGACACGGCAAATTCTCAGTGATCGGCGCCGCCGGAGCACTTCCCGCAGCCGATCTCCAGAAACACGGAGTCGCCCGCGTTTCCTACGGCCCCTTCACACAGCAGGCCGCCTTAGGTGCCCTCCAGAATCTCGCCGCCGATCTGTACGCTTCCGGCGTCGTTCCCGAGGACACCCCTTCCCGGACTAGACCCAAAGATCCGGTCCCACCTCACCGGCGGAACCGGAACACGTCTCGAAGGCGTCCGCTTCCTCATTCAAGAGACAGACGTCTGCCACAATTCCCGCCCACGACTGACAGCTCAGGAAGGCAGCCTTTCACAACTGGGTTGGCGGCATTGCGCTGCGATCGAGCAACCCCATACAGAACATGTTCAGAATGTTGA
- a CDS encoding HAD hydrolase-like protein, translating to MGIDLQFVDICGAADALDLSRTKDVIEESLRRLQSQGVDVARPIMVGDRMHDVEGAAVFGIPTVFAQWGYGSQEELVGAAAVADHSEDVMSMVRYQAGRKGGAV from the coding sequence TTGGGGATCGACCTGCAGTTTGTAGACATCTGCGGAGCCGCCGACGCCCTGGACCTCTCACGCACGAAGGACGTCATCGAAGAATCCTTACGACGACTCCAGTCCCAAGGCGTTGACGTGGCCAGACCTATCATGGTCGGAGACCGGATGCACGACGTCGAAGGAGCTGCGGTGTTTGGGATCCCCACAGTTTTCGCCCAGTGGGGCTACGGCAGCCAGGAAGAGCTGGTCGGTGCCGCAGCAGTCGCAGACCACTCGGAAGATGTTATGTCCATGGTGCGCTACCAAGCAGGTCGCAAGGGCGGCGCCGTCTGA
- the hisC gene encoding histidinol-phosphate transaminase — MNPDQLLSPPVNALPRLRSAVSGLPPYVPGRRGAGVDIAALASNESHYSPLPAAAAAVTDAARTMNRYPDMGAVDLRDRIARHLGVTPAEIAVGPGSVGVLQQIITGLCDAGDEVIFAWRSFEAYPILTELAGAKAVRVPLDAEEGHDLASMAAAVTERTRVILLCTPNNPTGVPIRHELIDAFLSRVPSNVLVVIDEAYIEYAEAGSGPDSLALYRKYPNVSILRTFSKAYGLAGLRVGYAVAAPDIADGLRRTAIPFSVSALAQRAAIVSLDAAEELEARVSGVKEERDRISTQLDAMGWELRPSQGNFIWIRADNELLATLTDAFTSAGILVRAYAGDGIRITVANPSSSDRVLRVLTRFAPGELRRSAE, encoded by the coding sequence ATGAATCCCGATCAGCTCCTAAGCCCACCCGTCAATGCGCTCCCCCGTCTCCGCTCCGCAGTGTCCGGCCTTCCCCCTTATGTTCCCGGCCGGCGAGGTGCCGGCGTAGACATCGCGGCCCTCGCCAGCAATGAAAGCCACTACTCGCCGCTGCCCGCTGCCGCGGCAGCAGTAACGGACGCAGCGAGAACCATGAATCGCTATCCCGACATGGGCGCTGTTGATCTTCGTGACCGGATAGCCCGGCACCTGGGGGTAACACCCGCAGAGATCGCGGTAGGTCCTGGCAGTGTTGGGGTTCTGCAGCAGATCATTACCGGCTTATGCGACGCGGGCGACGAGGTGATCTTCGCCTGGCGTTCCTTCGAGGCGTATCCCATACTGACTGAGCTGGCGGGAGCGAAGGCAGTCCGGGTACCGCTGGACGCCGAGGAGGGACACGACCTCGCAAGCATGGCGGCGGCCGTCACTGAGCGGACACGCGTGATACTGCTCTGCACACCAAACAACCCCACCGGCGTGCCGATCCGGCATGAGCTCATTGATGCATTCCTGTCGCGCGTACCTTCCAACGTCCTGGTGGTCATTGATGAGGCCTACATTGAATACGCCGAGGCGGGCAGTGGCCCGGATTCCCTTGCGCTCTACCGCAAGTATCCGAACGTTTCGATTCTGCGGACTTTCTCCAAGGCATACGGACTCGCTGGCCTGAGAGTGGGTTACGCTGTCGCCGCGCCTGACATCGCGGATGGTTTGCGGCGAACCGCCATTCCGTTCTCAGTGAGTGCTTTGGCGCAAAGGGCCGCCATCGTTTCGCTGGATGCCGCGGAAGAGCTGGAAGCACGAGTTAGTGGTGTCAAGGAAGAGCGGGACCGGATATCCACCCAGCTGGACGCTATGGGCTGGGAGCTGCGCCCGAGCCAAGGAAACTTCATCTGGATCCGAGCCGACAACGAGCTTCTCGCAACTCTTACCGATGCCTTCACCTCGGCCGGGATCCTCGTTCGCGCTTACGCAGGAGACGGCATCCGGATCACTGTTGCAAACCCCTCATCCAGCGATCGGGTGCTTCGGGTACTCACGCGCTTTGCGCCAGGTGAACTCCGCCGATCTGCTGAGTAG
- a CDS encoding Lrp/AsnC family transcriptional regulator, with translation MPIANSSLLDSLDARIILALDKDPEASALALSRTLGVARNTVHARLTKLQGSGALRSFSRRLDPAALGYSLMAFLSLSISQTRAGSVESGLEAIPEIIEVHATTGDADLMAKVVARGTADLYRITNQILEIDGIQRTSTAISVLELLPPRYDGLLKGLLQRESRS, from the coding sequence ATGCCCATAGCCAACTCCTCTCTACTTGATTCCTTGGACGCCAGGATCATTCTCGCCTTGGATAAGGACCCGGAGGCCAGCGCACTCGCCCTGTCCCGGACGCTGGGTGTTGCACGAAATACAGTTCATGCCCGATTGACAAAACTTCAGGGCAGCGGCGCCCTGCGATCCTTCAGCCGACGGTTGGATCCTGCTGCTCTTGGATACTCCCTGATGGCTTTCCTCTCACTGTCGATCAGTCAGACCCGGGCCGGCTCGGTGGAAAGCGGGCTGGAGGCGATTCCGGAGATCATCGAGGTCCACGCCACCACAGGAGATGCGGACCTTATGGCCAAGGTGGTCGCCCGGGGAACGGCGGACCTCTACCGCATTACCAACCAGATTCTGGAAATCGACGGCATACAAAGGACCAGCACGGCCATTTCGGTACTTGAGCTCCTTCCGCCGCGGTACGACGGACTCCTCAAGGGACTTCTTCAGCGCGAATCGCGATCCTGA
- a CDS encoding thiamine pyrophosphate-binding protein, which yields MTLLTVSGRVAQVLGNHVTDVFGVMGNGNVHFLDAAEKLGLRFSPVRHEGAAVAAADAYYRSSGRLAAGTTTYGPGYTNALTALAEAVQAQIPVVLVTGDAPSTGARPWDVDQSSIAAGLGASTFTVTRETAGAVTQQAVDYALTKRTAVVVAIPYDLASLDAAEEELPVPAAESTAAVIGIGLDQVARILREAKRPLILAGRGAHLSGAGLALREIADRIGALTAGSALAMNLLQGDGYLGVAGGFGTDTAAGLMSEADVVLVVGASLSPFTMRFGHLIGPDSTVVQIDTAMQPTHPRVDTFISADAMAAARYLLHLLNGASPSGAWRAEACNRMDSGGSHDPGLEESLDGRMDPRSLACALDSILPERRTVVQDGGHFMGWAPMYWRIPRPQDLIMVGTAYQSIGLGLASAVGAARALEDGRTLVLTAGDGGFLMGLSDLESLVSVASSAIVVIYNDAAYGAEIHQYGSQGLTEKPMLIPEVDFAGIARALGAESAVIRSVADLSALSEWIDAGAEGTFVADCRITATVRAPWLSEWMKATQAAKELAGQR from the coding sequence ATGACCCTACTTACTGTCTCTGGCCGCGTGGCGCAGGTTCTCGGCAACCATGTAACCGACGTCTTCGGCGTCATGGGAAACGGAAATGTCCACTTCCTTGACGCCGCCGAAAAGCTTGGCCTTCGTTTCTCCCCTGTTCGTCATGAGGGCGCTGCAGTAGCAGCGGCAGATGCCTACTACAGGTCATCCGGGCGTCTCGCCGCAGGCACCACAACCTACGGTCCTGGCTATACCAATGCCCTCACAGCCCTGGCTGAAGCAGTGCAAGCGCAGATTCCGGTGGTGCTGGTCACGGGGGACGCTCCAAGCACCGGGGCCCGGCCGTGGGATGTGGACCAAAGTTCAATCGCCGCAGGATTGGGCGCATCGACCTTCACGGTTACCCGTGAGACTGCGGGTGCCGTCACTCAGCAGGCTGTGGACTACGCCCTTACCAAACGCACAGCGGTAGTTGTCGCCATTCCCTATGATCTCGCCAGCCTTGACGCTGCGGAGGAGGAGCTTCCCGTCCCAGCGGCAGAGTCTACGGCAGCAGTTATCGGCATCGGCCTTGATCAGGTCGCCAGGATCCTCCGGGAAGCCAAACGGCCGCTGATTCTCGCCGGGCGGGGTGCGCATCTGTCAGGAGCGGGGCTTGCTCTTCGGGAGATAGCTGACCGGATTGGTGCATTGACCGCAGGGAGCGCCTTGGCCATGAATCTGCTGCAAGGCGACGGCTACCTGGGCGTCGCCGGTGGCTTCGGCACGGACACCGCGGCCGGGCTGATGAGCGAGGCCGATGTGGTCCTGGTGGTTGGAGCAAGCCTCAGTCCGTTCACCATGCGGTTTGGACACCTGATCGGCCCTGACAGCACAGTTGTTCAAATCGACACCGCCATGCAGCCGACTCACCCGCGGGTAGATACCTTTATCAGTGCGGACGCAATGGCAGCGGCACGGTATTTACTCCACCTGCTGAATGGTGCTTCCCCTTCCGGAGCATGGCGAGCGGAGGCTTGCAATCGCATGGATTCCGGCGGTAGCCACGACCCGGGCTTGGAAGAATCATTGGATGGCCGGATGGATCCTCGTTCACTGGCTTGCGCTTTGGATTCCATCCTGCCGGAGCGGCGCACCGTTGTGCAGGATGGCGGGCATTTCATGGGTTGGGCGCCCATGTACTGGCGTATTCCCCGGCCGCAGGACTTGATCATGGTCGGGACGGCATACCAGTCGATTGGGCTTGGCCTTGCCAGCGCAGTAGGCGCTGCCAGGGCTTTGGAGGACGGGCGGACCTTGGTTCTCACAGCAGGCGACGGCGGTTTTCTGATGGGCCTGTCCGACCTTGAGTCTCTCGTGAGCGTTGCGAGCAGTGCAATCGTTGTTATCTACAATGATGCTGCTTACGGGGCTGAAATTCATCAGTATGGCTCACAGGGGCTGACTGAAAAACCGATGCTCATTCCTGAGGTCGATTTCGCCGGCATCGCCCGGGCTTTGGGCGCCGAATCTGCAGTTATCCGTTCGGTGGCAGACTTGTCCGCCCTTAGCGAGTGGATAGATGCTGGCGCGGAGGGAACTTTTGTGGCCGACTGCCGTATCACGGCCACCGTCCGCGCTCCCTGGTTGAGCGAATGGATGAAGGCAACCCAGGCGGCGAAGGAATTGGCCGGACAAAGATAG
- a CDS encoding ABC transporter substrate-binding protein — protein MMFKARHRNTVVIGLTAAFALSLTSCTASSEPAKSRPEKATFVLSVLPSTLDPALLADHTRSAARFLYDPLINRVDGKTVSGLASKWEITSTSATFTIRDGITCSDGTPLTAKTVARNLEHIKLPETAAPLTSSYIGTTNYTVSTDDGTKTVKLTLNRPTSFLEQTIVNGPLIVCDSGLDNPASLKTGSAGTGPYKVKSAGGGGPLVMEKRDGYDWGADGSTNNDLPPTVEFRAVEDSDSAANLLVTGEADAGLLTGAPLNRVISSSNATEHVATELSVGLMFNERPGFPGADKDIRAAVAQALNRDEYATVASDGLGKRADSISQSKTMCFTPDLASSVPTGGTKAAESSLQKSGWTRNANGIFEKNGKKLSLRVLLYGTSQAGGELVRSQLATFGIDAVIDSRPEGDAATVLFAGSEWDAAFIGLGRDVPYTSLFTGAAPEAGGLNFSAISNAEYDSLLAEANQKTGQDSCPSYQSAEKIMLKEVHWVPLVTQNLSWVSSKFDFNNNSILINPTSVSPR, from the coding sequence ATGATGTTCAAAGCTCGCCATCGCAACACCGTGGTCATTGGGCTCACGGCGGCTTTCGCGCTCTCCCTCACCTCCTGCACAGCTTCATCAGAGCCGGCAAAGAGCCGACCCGAAAAGGCAACATTCGTCCTTTCCGTACTTCCCTCAACCTTGGACCCCGCACTCCTGGCAGATCACACCAGATCAGCGGCCAGGTTCCTTTACGATCCGCTTATCAACCGCGTGGATGGGAAAACAGTCTCAGGGCTCGCCTCCAAGTGGGAGATCACGAGCACCTCCGCAACCTTCACCATTAGGGACGGTATTACCTGCAGCGACGGGACACCGTTGACGGCCAAAACCGTAGCCCGCAACCTCGAGCACATCAAACTGCCAGAGACAGCGGCACCGCTGACGTCAAGTTACATCGGTACAACCAATTACACCGTCAGCACAGATGACGGCACCAAAACGGTCAAGCTCACATTGAACCGCCCAACTTCGTTCTTGGAACAGACCATCGTCAATGGTCCGCTTATCGTTTGTGATTCGGGCCTGGACAACCCCGCGTCCCTCAAGACCGGTTCTGCGGGAACCGGCCCGTACAAGGTGAAAAGCGCCGGCGGCGGCGGTCCCTTGGTGATGGAGAAACGAGACGGATACGATTGGGGCGCCGACGGTTCTACGAACAATGACCTCCCTCCCACCGTTGAGTTCAGGGCCGTGGAAGATTCCGACTCCGCCGCAAACCTCTTGGTTACTGGCGAAGCAGACGCCGGTCTGCTGACCGGGGCGCCATTGAACCGGGTCATCTCTTCCTCGAACGCCACCGAACACGTGGCGACAGAACTGTCAGTTGGGCTGATGTTCAATGAACGGCCCGGCTTTCCGGGAGCAGATAAGGACATCCGGGCTGCTGTTGCACAAGCCTTGAACCGCGATGAATACGCCACCGTGGCCTCTGACGGGCTAGGGAAGCGAGCCGACTCCATCTCCCAGTCCAAGACAATGTGCTTCACTCCCGACCTTGCCTCATCGGTTCCTACCGGCGGCACCAAGGCCGCCGAGTCGTCGCTCCAAAAGAGTGGATGGACGCGCAACGCCAACGGCATTTTCGAAAAGAACGGGAAGAAGCTGTCGCTGAGAGTGCTCCTCTACGGAACTTCCCAAGCGGGCGGTGAGCTTGTCAGGTCTCAGCTGGCAACCTTTGGCATCGACGCCGTGATCGACTCGCGGCCAGAAGGCGACGCGGCCACCGTGCTGTTCGCCGGCAGCGAGTGGGACGCAGCGTTTATTGGTTTGGGCCGGGACGTACCCTACACGTCACTTTTCACCGGCGCCGCCCCGGAAGCTGGTGGCTTGAACTTCAGTGCCATCAGCAACGCTGAGTACGACTCCCTTCTCGCAGAGGCCAACCAGAAAACAGGGCAAGATTCCTGCCCCTCTTACCAGTCAGCAGAAAAGATCATGCTTAAGGAAGTCCACTGGGTGCCGCTCGTAACGCAGAACCTCAGCTGGGTGAGCTCAAAATTCGACTTCAACAACAACAGCATTCTCATCAACCCAACATCGGTTTCCCCCCGATAG
- a CDS encoding ABC transporter ATP-binding protein encodes MEGLVATNVRASYGQGRRKVDAVRGVSIRLSPHGSIGIAGESGCGKSTLARILIGLLAPDEGEITWNGTRLADLPRGGAQSRPRTVQMVFQDPTSSLNPRMTVGATISEALSVNEIPVDIHAETERLLELVGLHPADAGKYPFQFSGGQKQRIAIARALAPRPKVLVCDEMTSALDVSVQAAILNLLRTVRQEMQTALLVITHNLEVVRYLCDDVVVMQSGNVIESGPTAEVFENPQSPYTRQLLDAVPRFRFPPFRGLDSQSDATAQEVAGPKSADYTAQL; translated from the coding sequence ATGGAAGGCCTAGTAGCTACAAATGTGCGTGCAAGCTACGGCCAGGGGCGTCGGAAGGTAGACGCCGTCCGTGGAGTAAGCATCAGGCTCTCCCCCCACGGATCGATTGGAATTGCCGGTGAATCCGGCTGTGGAAAATCAACCCTGGCTCGGATACTCATAGGACTGCTTGCCCCGGATGAAGGCGAGATTACGTGGAACGGGACCCGCCTTGCTGACTTGCCTCGCGGGGGCGCCCAATCCCGTCCGCGGACAGTGCAGATGGTCTTTCAAGATCCGACCTCGTCCTTGAACCCTCGCATGACGGTCGGCGCCACGATTTCCGAAGCATTGAGCGTCAACGAAATTCCAGTCGATATCCACGCAGAAACCGAACGCTTGCTGGAATTGGTAGGCCTTCACCCAGCAGACGCAGGAAAGTATCCTTTCCAGTTTTCCGGCGGGCAAAAGCAGCGCATCGCCATCGCACGCGCTCTGGCGCCTCGCCCCAAAGTCCTGGTCTGTGATGAGATGACCAGCGCCCTGGATGTCAGTGTCCAGGCAGCCATCCTCAATCTGCTGCGTACTGTACGTCAGGAAATGCAGACAGCTCTCCTGGTCATCACCCACAACCTGGAGGTAGTCCGATACCTCTGCGACGACGTCGTCGTCATGCAAAGTGGCAATGTCATCGAAAGCGGCCCCACCGCAGAGGTGTTCGAAAATCCCCAATCGCCCTACACCCGACAGCTTCTTGATGCAGTGCCTCGATTCCGGTTCCCGCCGTTCCGAGGGCTGGATTCACAAAGCGATGCAACTGCACAAGAAGTTGCGGGCCCAAAAAGCGCTGACTACACAGCACAGCTATGA